Proteins encoded in a region of the Methanobrevibacter millerae genome:
- the rpl18a gene encoding 50S ribosomal protein L18Ae yields the protein MITKIYRVKGTFVMGDDFHKFVKEYKATSEADIKQKIYERFGSKHGINRNQIKISEITEIAPEDVVDPIVKEIL from the coding sequence ATGATAACTAAAATTTACAGAGTTAAAGGTACTTTTGTAATGGGTGATGATTTTCATAAATTTGTAAAAGAATATAAAGCTACCAGTGAAGCTGATATTAAACAAAAAATTTATGAACGTTTCGGAAGCAAACACGGTATTAACAGAAACCAAATTAAAATTTCTGAAATCACTGAAATTGCTCCTGAAGATGTTGTAGACCCAATTGTAAAAGAAATTTTATAA
- the ftsY gene encoding signal recognition particle-docking protein FtsY has protein sequence MEEAKQEDNLQEEEGKKRSFFSFGRKKKEESVDESKLIESDEETSGEEKLAEEKKSHFWSRGKKDDKKEDETSDEEQSVDEVVGDESPVEVESQDEEEIVEEPVKEEKKSRFWSWGRKDDKKEDSEDKKAEEVSDEVESDGESVEEEVPDEVESVDEEVSAEEPVKEEKKSHFWSRDKKDDKKEEETSDDEEEKEEKSHFWSRNKNKDDDSPEGSGGLFSFVREKTISEKHVEDTLWELEMGLLEGDVAMEVATEVVDSVKDDLVGRKIKRSSDITEYTYNALRNAVAEIIDVPGKSMTEMIEEKKAQGEPLVVMFVGINGTGKTTTIGKLANYYLKKGYTPVIAASDTFRAGAIEQVTHHADNVGVKIIKHQKGSDPAAVAYDAVEHAKAQGKELVLIDTAGRMQTNTNLMDEMKKIKRVSNPDLVIFVGDALTGNDATQQAVKFNEAIDIDGVILTKADADSKGGASLSIGYVIKKPIMFLGMGQGYDDIMEYDADWMLNQLFSEDEVAVEE, from the coding sequence ATTGAAGAAGCAAAACAAGAAGACAATCTTCAAGAGGAAGAAGGTAAAAAACGTTCATTTTTCTCTTTTGGACGCAAGAAAAAAGAAGAGAGTGTTGATGAGTCCAAATTGATTGAATCCGATGAAGAAACTTCCGGTGAAGAGAAACTGGCCGAAGAGAAAAAATCTCATTTCTGGTCTAGGGGCAAAAAGGACGATAAAAAAGAAGATGAAACTTCTGATGAAGAGCAATCTGTCGATGAGGTTGTTGGGGATGAATCTCCTGTGGAGGTTGAATCTCAGGATGAAGAAGAAATCGTTGAGGAACCTGTTAAAGAAGAGAAAAAATCTCGCTTCTGGTCTTGGGGTAGGAAAGACGATAAAAAAGAAGACTCTGAAGATAAAAAAGCAGAAGAAGTTTCTGATGAGGTTGAATCTGATGGTGAGTCCGTCGAAGAGGAAGTTCCTGATGAGGTTGAATCTGTTGATGAGGAAGTTTCTGCTGAAGAACCTGTAAAAGAGGAAAAAAAATCTCATTTCTGGTCCAGAGATAAAAAGGACGATAAAAAAGAAGAGGAAACTTCTGATGATGAAGAAGAAAAAGAAGAAAAATCACACTTCTGGTCAAGAAACAAGAATAAAGATGATGATTCTCCTGAAGGAAGTGGAGGATTATTCTCATTCGTTCGTGAAAAGACCATTTCAGAAAAACATGTTGAAGACACATTATGGGAACTTGAAATGGGCCTTTTGGAAGGGGACGTTGCAATGGAAGTGGCTACTGAAGTTGTCGATTCTGTAAAGGATGATCTTGTCGGCCGTAAAATCAAAAGAAGCAGTGACATCACAGAATACACTTACAATGCTTTAAGAAATGCAGTTGCAGAAATCATTGATGTTCCGGGAAAATCCATGACCGAAATGATTGAAGAGAAAAAAGCTCAGGGAGAGCCATTGGTAGTGATGTTTGTCGGTATTAACGGAACTGGAAAAACAACAACTATTGGTAAATTGGCTAATTACTACTTGAAGAAAGGATACACTCCAGTCATTGCGGCTTCAGACACATTCCGTGCAGGAGCTATCGAACAGGTTACTCATCATGCAGACAATGTTGGAGTAAAAATCATAAAGCACCAGAAGGGATCAGATCCTGCAGCAGTTGCATATGATGCAGTTGAACATGCAAAAGCACAAGGAAAAGAATTGGTATTGATTGATACTGCTGGAAGAATGCAGACTAATACAAACCTTATGGATGAAATGAAAAAAATCAAAAGGGTTTCCAATCCTGATTTGGTCATCTTTGTAGGTGATGCATTGACGGGTAACGATGCAACCCAACAGGCGGTAAAATTCAATGAAGCTATTGACATTGACGGTGTAATCCTGACCAAGGCCGATGCAGACAGTAAAGGTGGTGCATCATTATCTATTGGTTATGTAATCAAAAAACCTATCATGTTCTTGGGTATGGGTCAGGGATATGATGACATCATGGAATATGATGCTGACTGGATGCTAAATCAGCTATTCAGTGAGGATGAGGTGGCTGTTGAGGAATAA
- a CDS encoding 50S ribosomal protein L39e has translation MSRNKPLAKKLRMAKANKQNRRIPIWAYAKTNRKLRYRPKPRHWRRNSLKL, from the coding sequence ATGAGTAGAAATAAACCATTAGCTAAAAAATTAAGGATGGCAAAAGCAAACAAACAAAATAGGAGAATTCCAATCTGGGCTTATGCTAAAACTAATCGTAAACTTAGATACAGACCTAAACCTAGACATTGGAGAAGAAACAGCCTTAAATTATAG
- a CDS encoding DNA-binding protein, whose translation MSDLDEIRQKRMAELQAQQAAAQQQQAQQQQVAAQQMQQQEAQAKFEAQKKQILGQIMTSEARNRLANLKLTKPELVNQIELQLIQSAQAGSLRGKVTDDQLKVLLRQIAGQKREIKITRK comes from the coding sequence ATGAGCGATCTTGATGAAATTCGTCAAAAAAGAATGGCTGAGTTGCAAGCACAGCAAGCTGCTGCACAACAGCAACAAGCGCAACAGCAACAGGTTGCTGCTCAACAAATGCAACAGCAAGAGGCACAGGCAAAATTTGAAGCTCAGAAAAAACAGATTTTAGGTCAGATTATGACTTCTGAAGCTCGTAACAGATTGGCTAATCTTAAATTAACCAAACCGGAACTTGTTAATCAAATTGAACTTCAATTGATTCAATCTGCTCAGGCGGGTAGTTTAAGAGGAAAAGTCACTGATGATCAGTTAAAAGTTCTTTTAAGACAAATTGCTGGTCAAAAAAGGGAGATTAAAATTACAAGGAAATAG
- a CDS encoding translation initiation factor IF-6, whose translation MLRRIDVVGNPNIGVFIQVTDDVAIVPYNLIDEKVKLVEETLEVPAVKSSVSGSSLIGSLSVANSKGIVVSPHVLDREVEQFKELGLEVAAIPGNYTAVGNIVAANDNGAIVSPFLSEDAINTIESTLDVDVEATSMVGSDIIGSLISVTNKGFLISSTAVESEVDFSRKVFGVEGDVGTVGRGISLVGACSIANSNGAIVAKDSTGPEMARVEEALGFLDDL comes from the coding sequence ATGTTAAGAAGAATCGATGTTGTAGGAAATCCTAATATTGGAGTTTTCATTCAGGTAACTGATGATGTTGCTATTGTTCCTTATAACTTAATTGACGAAAAAGTCAAATTGGTTGAGGAAACTTTGGAGGTTCCTGCTGTTAAGTCTTCTGTTTCTGGAAGTAGCCTTATTGGATCTTTATCTGTAGCCAATTCCAAAGGTATTGTTGTTTCCCCACATGTTTTGGATAGAGAAGTTGAACAGTTTAAGGAATTAGGTCTTGAAGTGGCAGCAATTCCTGGCAATTATACTGCAGTTGGAAATATTGTTGCGGCCAATGACAATGGTGCTATCGTAAGTCCGTTCCTGTCTGAAGATGCTATTAACACTATTGAATCCACATTGGATGTTGATGTTGAAGCAACCTCCATGGTTGGAAGTGACATTATCGGATCATTGATATCCGTAACCAACAAGGGATTTTTAATTAGTAGCACGGCTGTTGAAAGTGAAGTTGACTTTTCTCGTAAAGTATTTGGTGTTGAAGGAGACGTCGGTACTGTTGGAAGAGGTATTTCTTTAGTTGGCGCATGTTCCATTGCTAATTCAAATGGGGCAATTGTTGCTAAAGACAGTACTGGTCCTGAAATGGCTAGAGTTGAAGAGGCATTAGGCTTTTTAGATGATTTATAA
- the pfdA gene encoding prefoldin subunit alpha, whose amino-acid sequence MEDQQKMNELINEINAYNQQADLIRQQIELIQASIGEVDALSNTLDDLNGEKSVEAFVPVGAGSFIKGELKDTDEIIISIGAGYAIKKDAEGAKKIIAGQKKDLEDSLDKMLANLQQVTDILANLQGQAQQIQAAAQGSVTGY is encoded by the coding sequence ATGGAAGATCAGCAAAAAATGAATGAACTCATTAATGAAATTAATGCATACAATCAACAAGCAGATTTAATTCGCCAGCAAATCGAATTAATTCAAGCTTCCATTGGTGAAGTCGATGCATTATCCAACACTTTAGATGATTTGAATGGTGAAAAGTCTGTTGAGGCTTTTGTACCTGTGGGTGCTGGTTCTTTCATTAAAGGGGAACTCAAAGACACTGATGAAATTATTATAAGTATTGGTGCAGGATACGCTATTAAAAAAGATGCTGAAGGCGCTAAGAAAATTATTGCTGGGCAGAAAAAAGATTTGGAAGACAGCTTAGATAAAATGTTGGCTAACTTACAGCAAGTCACTGACATTTTGGCAAATCTTCAAGGTCAGGCTCAACAAATTCAAGCTGCAGCTCAGGGTAGCGTAACCGGATATTAA
- a CDS encoding 50S ribosomal protein L31e, producing MERVYTIPLRNVKNVKRTIRAPRAIREVKNFLTKHMKAEEVKLDESINHVIWARGIQKIPSKITVKAVKDDDGVVEATLAE from the coding sequence ATGGAAAGAGTTTACACTATTCCACTTAGAAATGTAAAAAATGTCAAAAGGACTATCAGAGCTCCTAGAGCTATTAGGGAAGTTAAAAATTTCTTAACCAAACACATGAAAGCAGAAGAAGTCAAACTTGATGAATCTATCAATCATGTAATTTGGGCAAGAGGTATTCAAAAAATACCTTCTAAAATTACTGTAAAAGCAGTTAAAGATGATGATGGTGTTGTAGAAGCTACTTTAGCAGAATAG
- a CDS encoding carboxypeptidase-like regulatory domain-containing protein has translation MSISFVSADDSINGTVAQETQINDDVIVEQYADGSPIVDMETNSDDDLIELSECSSIVLHVSDNEGVISHRRDATNALDIIVESGKWGDIEYVKQYKNPDGYFVHSIVTSNGWLIGNGGITDGSVFRQIESIASEMVVNNQISDSYLSRIHNILARYSMGHFVIKANDGTYGVAFANLHHTGKLEPGQFVVCPNVYSYSQKSTFNTAASPVDEAIRIGYTDSYGVNRRNLMTYHWKLSESSNGLSYSVDVYASNDNGAGVGRSTSSLADNIYFFNNYISRSSLPATPGKLGLGTHVFSNSAVEIFKLLSPVKSYIVGEKIDLTYQVNYIAKSNPVVRFAIPEGFDFNTATLSKGTFTYDAAPRVVTWYLNDCNSQNFITLSLKAVKSGKSDLVYSLNNNFVNSIKLKVNEYGALISANDVKKYYKGSERFNVYLKDVNNDGISGQNVTINVNGVDYVKTTNDNGLASIALNLNSGNYTVSASYAGAFGKNSTTANVNVLHTISGNDIVKMYRNDTQYYAKFLDASGKPLVNVGVQFNINGVFYTRTTDNNGQAKLNINLNPGDYILTAINPNNGEQHSNNVKVLPVLVDGHDITKYYRNDSAYSIKVLDNVGNPLANADVKFNINGVFYTRTTNESGYANLNLRLQPGSYVVTAEYNSLKYTNIVTILPVLFADDAVSHTNATNFKARLIDGQGKPYANQSIDFNINGVIYTNVTDSEGIANLIVNLADGEYIVTSSYDEYNINNKITVKNEA, from the coding sequence TTGAGCATTTCATTTGTTTCAGCTGATGATTCGATAAATGGAACAGTTGCTCAAGAAACACAAATAAATGATGATGTAATTGTAGAACAGTATGCTGACGGTTCTCCAATTGTTGATATGGAAACAAACAGTGATGATGATTTGATTGAATTAAGTGAGTGCAGCTCTATTGTTCTTCATGTAAGCGATAATGAAGGCGTTATCTCCCATAGGCGGGATGCAACAAATGCTCTTGATATCATTGTTGAAAGCGGTAAATGGGGAGATATCGAATATGTAAAGCAATATAAAAATCCTGATGGCTATTTTGTCCATTCGATTGTAACATCTAACGGATGGCTCATTGGTAATGGTGGTATAACTGACGGCAGTGTATTCAGACAAATTGAAAGCATTGCCAGTGAAATGGTTGTAAACAATCAAATTTCAGACAGTTATCTTTCAAGAATTCACAACATCCTCGCCAGATATTCCATGGGTCATTTTGTAATCAAGGCAAACGATGGAACTTATGGTGTTGCATTTGCAAACTTACATCATACCGGAAAATTGGAGCCTGGACAGTTTGTGGTATGTCCTAACGTATACTCATATTCTCAAAAATCAACATTCAACACTGCTGCAAGTCCTGTTGATGAAGCAATTAGGATAGGTTATACTGATTCCTATGGGGTCAACAGAAGAAATCTCATGACTTACCATTGGAAACTGTCCGAGTCATCTAACGGATTATCCTATAGTGTTGATGTGTATGCATCAAATGACAACGGTGCGGGTGTTGGAAGGTCAACTTCATCCCTGGCAGATAATATTTATTTCTTTAATAATTATATTTCCAGGTCTTCTCTTCCGGCTACTCCCGGCAAATTAGGTTTAGGGACCCATGTCTTTTCAAACAGTGCTGTTGAAATCTTTAAGTTATTGTCTCCGGTCAAATCATACATAGTTGGAGAAAAAATAGATTTAACTTATCAAGTAAATTATATTGCAAAATCAAATCCTGTTGTTAGATTCGCTATTCCCGAAGGCTTTGATTTCAACACAGCCACCCTTTCAAAAGGAACATTTACTTATGATGCCGCTCCCCGCGTTGTAACATGGTATTTGAATGATTGTAACAGTCAAAATTTCATCACCCTTTCACTCAAGGCAGTTAAATCCGGAAAATCTGATTTGGTATATTCACTTAATAATAATTTTGTCAATAGCATTAAATTAAAAGTAAATGAATATGGTGCTTTAATTTCAGCAAATGATGTTAAAAAATATTATAAAGGTTCTGAAAGGTTCAATGTATACTTGAAGGATGTAAACAATGATGGAATTTCTGGCCAAAATGTCACTATAAATGTCAATGGTGTTGACTATGTAAAAACCACAAATGACAATGGATTGGCTTCAATTGCATTAAATTTAAATTCAGGAAATTATACTGTCTCTGCAAGTTATGCTGGTGCTTTTGGTAAAAACAGCACAACAGCGAACGTTAATGTTTTACATACTATTTCAGGAAATGACATTGTAAAAATGTACAGAAACGACACTCAATATTATGCTAAATTCTTGGATGCATCTGGAAAACCTTTGGTTAATGTTGGTGTTCAATTTAATATTAATGGTGTATTTTACACAAGAACAACCGATAACAATGGTCAGGCTAAATTGAATATAAATTTAAATCCTGGAGATTATATTTTAACTGCAATTAATCCGAACAACGGCGAACAGCACAGTAACAATGTTAAGGTTTTGCCTGTTTTGGTTGACGGCCATGACATAACAAAGTATTACAGAAATGATTCTGCATATTCAATCAAGGTATTGGATAATGTCGGCAATCCTTTAGCGAATGCTGATGTTAAATTCAACATCAATGGTGTATTCTATACAAGAACCACTAATGAATCAGGTTATGCAAATCTCAATTTAAGATTGCAGCCGGGATCTTATGTCGTAACTGCGGAATATAATTCATTAAAGTATACTAATATAGTAACTATCCTTCCGGTATTGTTTGCAGATGATGCTGTAAGTCATACAAATGCAACAAACTTCAAGGCAAGATTAATTGACGGACAAGGTAAACCTTATGCAAATCAAAGCATAGATTTTAATATTAATGGCGTCATATACACAAATGTAACCGACAGCGAAGGAATTGCCAATCTAATTGTCAATTTGGCGGATGGTGAATATATCGTAACTTCATCCTATGATGAATATAATATAAACAACAAAATTACTGTTAAAAATGAGGCTTAA